The Fusarium falciforme chromosome 7, complete sequence genome window below encodes:
- a CDS encoding MFS domain-containing protein yields the protein MADSRFPDNQRLEGEKLGSKVEDRQIESVHNEIQRVNIQEVQGRPPPFLSSSVAAFAIDGNIIGGMSALPAFREHFNVSTSGSAIALVFATMSIGNIVASLFQWLSDLIGRRGVTFIGNIILVISCILQAVALNRAVMIVGHVFGRVGCSLSATVDPLYMSEVAPSVHRGLAVGLYCSCYSIGSIVIACVLLGGSYMEGNWTWRMPMLFQLAPPVIVSILVYPCTPESPRYLIYKSKVNEAEQVIAKYHTDSGLVSDPIVAAEISQIQASIDSVDSTPLRLYDTVEQEERPQCSGTSMLAYYLLGILSLVRITNTQQQLGINVGMSVASWLSTLVGPVIVNRVRRRFLLMATMGVFIFFLSMMSLTGGLFDNGIAMKAMGILTITWICLFQISNGLLSLAKIEWEIYFIFIGIDSVCLYLTWRYFAEFQHLSLEEIDHIFETPGVHPVKISKALHPKSMKANNNA from the exons atggCCGACTCAAGGTTCCCAGACAACCAACGCTTGGAGGGTGAGAAGCTTGGTTCCAAAGTCGAGGACCGCCAGATCGAGTCCGTCCACAACGAGATCCAGAGAGTCAACATCCAGGAGGTCCAAGGCCGGCCTCCGCCTttcttgtcatcatc TGTGGCTGCCTTTGCCATCGATGGCAACATCATCGGCGGCATGTCCGCCCTACCAGCCTTCCGGGAGCACTTCAACGTCAGCACCAGCGGTAGCGCCATTGCCCTCGTCTTCGCCACCATGTCCATCGGCAACATCGTCGCCAGCTTGTTCCAGTGGCTCTCTGATCTGATCGGCCGCCGCGGCGTCACCTTCATTGGcaacatcatcctcgtcatcagctGTATCCTCCAGGCCGTCGCCCTGAACCGTGCTGTCATGATCGTGGGCCATGTCTTCGGCAGGGTCGGGTGCTCGCTGAGCGCCACTGTAGATCCTCTTTATATGAGTGAGGTGGCCCCCTCGGTTCATCGAGGCCTTGCTGTTGGTCTGTACTGCTCCTGCTACAGCATCGGgtccatcgtcatcgcttGCGTCCTGCTTGGCGGCTCCTACATGGAAGGGAACTGGACGTGGAGGATGCCTATGCTCTTCCAGCTGGCGCCTCCCGTCATTGTTTCCATCCTGGTATATCCTTGTACCCCTGAGAGCCCCAGATACCTCATCTACAAGAGCAAGGTTAATGAGGCTGAGCAGGTTATTGCCAAGTATCACACCGATAGTGGCCTCGTTAGTGACCCTATCGTCGCGGCAGAGATCTCTCAGATTCAAGCCTCCATCGACTCTGTCGACTCGACACCCCTGAGACTTTACGACACTGTGGAGCAAGAAGAGCGCCCG CAGTGCAGCGGAACTT CAATGCTGGCTTACTACCTGCTCGGCATCTTGTCCCTCGTCCGAATCACAAAcacccagcagcagctgggCATTAACGTCGGAATGAGCGTCGCGTCTTGGCTCTCCACGCTTGTCGGCCCCGTGATCGTCAACCGCGTTAGGCGTCGATTCCTTCTCATGGCCACAATGGGTGTGTTCATATTCTTCCTGTCCATGATGAGCTTGACGGGCGGGCTGTTTGACAATGGTATCGCCATGAAAGCCATGGGCATCCTGACCATCACCTGGATCTGCCTCTTCCAGATATCCAACGGCCTCTTGT CTCTTGCCAAGATCGAATGGGAG ATCTACTTCATCTTCATTGGGATCGACAGTGTCTGCCTGTATCTCACTTGGCGCTACTTCGCCGAGTTTCAGCATCTCTCCCTCGAGGAGATCGACCACATTTTCGAGACTCCTGGCGTCCACCCCGTCAAGATCTCCAAAGCCTTGCACCCGAAGAGTATGAAGGCCAACAACAATGCCTAG
- a CDS encoding Zn(2)-C6 fungal-type domain-containing protein, with translation MTERPMKNQGPKHIRTSGACKACRSRKQKCSGDRPQCVRCRINDVQCQWPQPQKRGPPKHYTATIEKRLIETEAILLALMSQVSDEQLMSAYDHLQQDRQPSANLDEPSDAGNRHGLTRKEKAGPVYWSNYPLNSAEDARRWWADRMSTAANETPSRQYEAIDHALIDTNVASEHGKTTLQDADTSEFRSNELSPGVESPIAPRLSVAQQDDCDVRVGESSRAESALSKHQEAGTSQSQMNHLEETPTRSTGYQNSRDVGGYESAYLW, from the exons ATGACAGAACGACCTATGAAGAATCAGGGCCCGAAGCATATCCGAACCAGCGGGGCGTGCAAGGCCTGCAGGTCCAGGAAGCAAAAG TGCAGTGGAGATCG CCCTCAGTGTGTTCGATGCCGCATCAACGACGTCCAATGTCAATGGCCTCAGCCACAGAAGCG CGGTCCTCCAAAACATTACACCGCGACTATTGAGAAGCGCTTGATCGAGACTGAAGCCATTCTACTCGCTCTGATGTCGCAAGTATCAGATGAACAGCTCATGTCTGCCTACGACCATCTACAGCAAGACAGGCAGCCAAGTGCAAATCTCGACGAGCCCTCTGATGCCGGAAACAGACATGGACTGACCCGGAAAGAAAAAGCTGGGCCCGTATATTGGAGCAACTACCCCCTCAACTCGGCTGAAGATGCCAGACGCTGGTGGGCCGATCGGATGTCGACTGCTGCGAATGAGACGCCATCCAGGCAATATGAGGCCATTGACCATGCGTTGATAGATACGAACGTCGCCAGTGAGCATGGAAAGACTACGCTTCAAGATGCAGATACCTCAGAATTTAGGTCTAATGAGCTGAGCCCTGGTGTTGAGTCTCCGATCGCTCCCCGGCTGTCTGTCGCGCAGCAAGATGATTGTGATGTCAGAGTCGGTGAAAGCTCGAGGGCAGAATCTGCCTTGTCAAAACATCAGGAAGCAGGGACAAGCCAGTCTCAAATGAATCATCTAGAGGAAACACCAACACGGAGTACTGGATATCAAAATTCCAGAGACGTTGGAGGGTATGAGAGCGCCTACCTATGGTAA
- a CDS encoding Malate dehydrogenase, with protein MVKVAVLGASGQIGQPLSLLLKSSPLVTDLRLYDVVHAVGVATDLSHIDTPSTVKGYLPDNDGLLHALTGAEFVIISAGIARKPGMTRDDLFKTNAGIIANLVAGAASYCPKAFISIITNPVNSTLPIAAEVLKKHRAFDPTRLFGVTTLDVVRGSKFVTDILRNINPQELKVPVVGGHSGATILPLISQSQPPVELSQTQIEAITYRVQFGGDEIVKAKAGAGSATTCMAYAGFRFAQAIIKASQGHSGVVEPAYVYLPGIPGGEAIAGELGVDYFALPVTFGPNGATSVYPIGSLSDYEAGLLKIAVEELRGNVRKGVEFV; from the exons ATGGTCAAGGTCGCTGTGCTGGGCGCCTCAGGACAGATTGGACAGCCGCTAAGCCTGCTGCTCAAATCT TCTCCTCTCGTCACTGATTTGAGGCTGTATGATGTCGTCCATGCAGTTGGCGTGGCGACTGACTTGAGTCACATTGACACCCCCTCGACTGTTAAGGGGTATCTACCAGACAATGATGGTCTCCTTCATGCCTTGACGGGCGCCGAGTTTGTCATAATCTCAGCTG GAATTGCGAGAAAACCCGGCATGACACGTGATG ATCTCTTCAAAACCAATGCCGGAATTATCGCCAACCTCGTGGCTGGGGCTGCAAGCTATTGCCCCAAGGCTTTCATTTCTATCATTACCAACCCGGTCAACAGCACGCTTCCGATAGCAGCCGAGGTGCTCAAAAAGCATCGCGCTTTTGATCCCACCCGGCTCTTTGGCGTAACCACACTAGATGTTGTTCGTGGATCAAAATTTGTTACGGATATCCTCCGTAATATCAACCCCCAGGAGCTCAAGGTTCCGGTAGTGGGCGGCCACTCCGGCGCAACCATCCTCCCCTTGATTAGCCAATCTCAACCTCCAGTGGAACTAAGCCAGACACAAATTGAGGCCATTACATACA GGGTTCAATTTGGCGGCGATGAGATCGTAAAGGCCAAAGCTGGCGCCGGGTCTGCAACGACATGTATGGCCTACGCTGGGTTCCG TTTCGCCCAGGCTATCATCAAGGCCTCTCAAGGCCATTCAGGGGTAGTAGAGCCTGCGTATGTTTATCTTCCTGGTATTCCCGGAGGAGAGGCGATTGCTGGTGAGCTTGGCGTCGATTATTTTGCTCTTCCGGTCACCTTTGGGCCCAACGGCGCCACATCTGTTTATCCAATTGGGTCGTTGTCAGACTACGAGGCCGGCCTTCTGAAGATTGCGGTGGAAGAACTAAGAGGAAACGTGAGAAAGGGTGTAGAATTCGTGTAG
- a CDS encoding Fungal-trans domain-containing protein — protein sequence MTPEIGSLRALKNGDSQYVGSSSGVYFINTVRRAFATTPDAESEERQHASENGERLLNDPSPEDCIVGGDEQAGRNMGLEAGASGEAGITQTNDQRQPATASPSFDLSKLPDYSIARQLVLSYFRIWHPLVPFLHGPECLSQLDALYRDTSTTPLSRLVTFKCIFNIARLESDNIPDLSSISIRSASDLLPTLGLLALRCDIPSIQALLAAQVYFISTMSLRHASSVGGLISRSIFQTGMHRCPFRYWHLSPEDRDMRKRIFWSFYVVDRFLSQSLGHPNGIQDSDIDVCVPGHRDLHEPVAQSALSPSSAAAADNLILHLPANHPDRRLASPRLRTQSRDPSPEESADLGQNPTETPSGPSRRTVAILQHRRETQSVLENHVRYSQLVGRLLEIFHKSIPDRRADDQTVLFLKADVSAWGNSLTQPRLDSRTKQENPELTPEPTVFPFVSYHYCVLLLNRPTLSLNPSSAEFRAGLQSSQGHVWDIVRLGSLDYYDPSLAHGKGL from the exons ATGACTCCCGAGATTGGAAGCCTCCGAGCCCTCAAGAACGGCGACAGCCAATACGTTGGCAGCTCCTCAGGCGTCTACTTCATCAACACCGTCCGCAGGGCATTCGCCACCACCCCGGATGCAGAATCAGAAGAGAGGCAGCACGCCAGCGAAAATGGAGAACGGCTGCTCAATGACCCGTCACCAGAGGACTGCATCGTTGGCGGGGATGAGCAGGCCGGTCGCAACATGGGGCTGGAGGCTGGAGCATCAGGCGAAGCCGGCATTACCCAGACGAACGATCAACGCCAACCAGCAACTGCAAGCCCATCCTTTGATTTGAGCAAATTGCCTGACTATTCCATAGCCAGGCAATTAGTCTTGTCATATTTCCGCATCTGGCATCCCCTCGTCCCTTTCCTCCATGGACCAGAATGCCTCTCCCAGCTAGACGCCCTCTATCGCGACACATCTACCACACCTCTCAGCCGTCTCGTCACCTTCAAATGCATCTTCAACATCGCTCGCCTTGAGAGTGACAATATCCCTGACctatcctccatctccatccgcTCGGCTTCTGATCTCCTCCCCACGCTAGGCCTCCTCGCTCTCCGGTGCGACATCCCTTCCATCCAAGCCCTGCTTGCCGCCCAGGTCTACTTCATATCCACAATGTCCCTCCGGCACGCGTCATCCGTCGGTGGGCTAATCTCAAGATCCATATTTCAGACGGGCATGCACCGCTGTCCGTTCCGGTACTGGCACTTGTCCCCTGAGGACCGAGATATGCGGAAACGCATCTTCTGGAGCTTTTACGTGGTTGACCGGTTTCTGAGCCAGTCCCTGGGGCATCCGAATGGGATACAGGATTCTGATATCGATGTTTGTGTGCCCGGTCATCGAGACTTGCATGAACCCGTTGCGCAGTCAGCGCTTTCACCGTCAAGTGCTGCTGCAGCGGATAATCTGATTCTTCACCTGCCGGCCAACCACCCCGACAGACGTCTAGCATCTCCACGACTGCGAACCCAGAGCAGAGATCCCTCGCCTGAGGAGAGTGCAGACCTAGGACAGAACCCAACTGAGACTCCAAGCGGGCCATCGAGGAGAACAGTGGCCATTCTCCAGCACCGCCGAGAAACCCAGTCCGTTTTGGAAAACCACGTGCGGTACTCCCAGCTAGTGGGAAGGTTACTCGAGATATTCCACAAGTCGATACCCGATAGAAGAGCCGACGATCAGActgtcctcttcctcaaagCAGACGTGTCAGCATGGGGAAACAGTTTGACTCAACCACGCCTCGATTCAAGGACCAAACAGGAAAATCCAGAGCTTACACCAGAACCTACAGTCTTCCCTTTTGTTTCGTATCATTACTGCGTCCTCCTTCTCAACAGGCCTACACTATCCCTCAATCCCTCGAGCGCCGAATTCAGGGCCGGCTTGCAG tccagccaaggccatgtc TGGGATATCGTCCGCCTTGGGTCTCTTGACTACTATGACCCATCGCTGGCGCATGGCAAAGGATTGTAA
- a CDS encoding MFS domain-containing protein — protein sequence MINQSQAILGPDGLSSDQKEAYTENNCDKSGAESLTTYSFTLSPEDQLINPISEAKARRKIDFSVLLLLVLGFLVFQLDRMNLASALTGGFAEDIKVSQATINLGNQLMFAAVVVFEIPCNMALQRFGPRKWMSGQVFMFGLVATMQTFVRNRTGFLVSRVMLGLAESGYTPGAMYILSLWYKRRELAKRVSIFFFGMFGGNAISPLLATGILKLDGSRGMTGWQWLFLVEGLLTVFVSLLLLLFLPESPYTPQPLFGPGLVRWSSAEKDILQQRVDASARITPNNNAIGLGTVLRTVLQYRRWPHYVSTLAVFSTFSPLSTYSPSIIMSLGFDRTVANALAAVGALLALPVVFFFGYLSDRTNKRGATVILAQVCYLIVLIVTRQVHPTSGKWSRWGLWTAVNSVAVGYHPVHNSWTQLNCHDTGERSIALAMWVMSATTGMMIGTQYFQAEDRPFYHIGLRTMIILVAIGIFSAVIQLLVYVAHNRRVVRGKYQDGDGRKNVLFTP from the exons ATGATAAACCAAAGCCAAGCAATTCTTGGGCCCGATGGGCTGTCAAGTGATCAAAAAGAAGCATATACGGAGAATAATTGTGACAAGTCTGGCGCCGAGTCATTGACAACATATTCATTCACTTTGTCACCGGAAGATCAACTGATAAATCCAATCAGTGAGGCCAAGGCGCGTAGGAA AATTGACTTCTCCGTGCTCTTACTATTGGTGTTAGGATTTCTCGTCTTCCAGCTCGATCGTATGAACTTGGCAAGCGCGTTAACTGGCGGTTTCGCTGAAGATATCAAAGTCAGCCAGGCGACAATCAATTTGGGGAACCAGCTTAtgtttgctgctgttgttgtcttCGAGATCCCATGCAATATGGCCCTCCAGCGT TTTGGTCCACGCAAGTGGATGTCAGGCCAGGTATTCATGTTTGGCCTTGTTGCAACAATGCAAACCTTTGTCCGCAACCGAACGGGATTCTTGGTAAGTCGGGTCATGCTTGGGCTTGCAGAGTCAGGCTACACCCCTGGAGCCATGTATATACTGTCTCTATGGTATAAACGTCGCGAATTAGCCAAAAGAGTGTCtattttcttctttggcatGTTTGGTGGGAATGCAATCAGCCCCTTGTTGGCTACTGGTATCCTCAAACTTGATGGCTCCAGAGGAATGACTGGATGGCAGTGGCTCTTCTTAG TGGAGGGCTTATTGACGGTTTTTGTCTCATTGTTACTGCTATTGTTTCTTCCAGAGAGCCCATACACCCCGCAGCCGCTGTTTGGTCCAGGTCTGGTACGCTGGTCGAGCGCCGAAAAGGACATACTACAACAGAGAGTTGACGCATCGGCACGCATAACTCCAAATAATAACGCTATTGGACTAGGTACTGTTCTGAGAACTGTGCTACAGTATCGTCGGTGGCCACACTATGTTTCTACCCTCGCTGTCTTCTCGACCTTTTCTCCTCTGTCAACATATTCACCTTCCATCATCAT GTCGCTCGGCTTTGACCGTACTGTCGCCAATGCTCTGGCTGCTGTTGGAGCATTGCTGGCTCTTCCTGTTGTGTTTTTCTTCGGGTACCTTAGCGACCGAACCAACAAACGCGGAGCCACTGTGATTTTGGCACAGGTCTGCTACTTGATTGTCCTCATTGTTACTAGGCAAGTACATCCTACATCGGGAAAGTGGTCGCGATGGGGTCTTTGGACCGCTGTGAACAGTGTAGCTGTTGGCTACCATCCCGTCCACAACTCGTGGACACAGCTTAATTGCCATGACACAGGCGAGCGAAGTATAGCATTGGC GATGTGGGTGATGTCTGCGACCACCGGGATGATGATAGGAACTCAATATTTCCAGGCAGAGGATAGGCCATT CTATCACATTGGCCTTCGTACGATGATAATTTTGGTGGCCATTGGAATCTTTTCCGCCGTTATCCAGCTTCTTGTCTACGTGGCACATAATCGCCGGGTTGTGAGAGGAAAGTAccaggatggagatgggagaaAGAACGTGTTGTTCACGCCGTAG